The Sorex araneus isolate mSorAra2 chromosome 5, mSorAra2.pri, whole genome shotgun sequence genome has a segment encoding these proteins:
- the CXCL10 gene encoding C-X-C motif chemokine 10 — protein sequence MNQRTVFILCLILMALNGHQGVPLSKTIRCMCIKTSNQTVNPRSLEKLEVIPASPFCPRVEIIAVMKQNGEKRCLDPKSKNIKKLLKELGKRRSKRTH from the exons ATGAACCAaagaactgtttttattttatgccttATCTTAATGGCTCTGAATGGGCATCAAG GAGTACCTCTCTCTAAAACTATACGCTGTATGTGTATCAAGACGAGTAATCAAACTGTGAACCCAAGGTCTTTAGAAAAACTTGAAGTGATTCCTGCAAGCCCGTTTTGCCCACGGGTTGAGATAAT TGCCGTCATGAAACAGAATGGAGAGAAAAGATGCCTGGATCCAAAATCTAAGAACATCAAGAAGTTGTTGAAAGAATTAGGGAAGAGAAG GTCTAAAAGAACTCATTGA
- the CXCL9 gene encoding C-X-C motif chemokine 9 codes for MKRSGSLLLGIIILTVVSVRGTPLMRSERCSCINTSSKTMKISSIKSLETFDPSSFCDKTEIIVVMKNGSETCLNPDSAKVKKLIKQWEKKSNQKKRQMKGKKSSKTRKVQKRRKSQQRHQKKST; via the exons ATGAAGAGAAGTGGTtcactccttttgggtattatcaTCCTGACTGTGGTTAGTGTTCGAG GAACCCCTTTGATGAGGTCTGAACGCTGTTCCTGCATCAACACCAGTTCAAAAACTATGAAAATCAGCTCCATAAAGAGCCTTGAAACATTCGACCCATCTTCTTTTTGTGATAAAACAGAAATCAT TGTGGTAATGAAGAATGGAAGTGAAACATGCCTGAACCCAGATTCAGCGAAAGTGAAGAAATTGATTAAACAGTGGGAGAAAAAG AGCAATCAAAAGAAGAggcaaatgaaagggaaaaaatcttcaaaaaccagaaaagtTCAAAAGCGTAGAAAATCTCAACAGCGTCATCAGAAGAAGTCTACATAA